CACGTTCTTACCAGAATCATCACAGTGGTGCGGCTGCTCCCCGGTGTGTGCGCTGGTGTGTTCTCAGGGTTGAACTCTGTGCAAAATCCTTGCCGCAGTCAGCACAGCGATatggccgctccccggtgtgcgtgCGCTGGTGTGTTCTCAGGGTTGATGTCTCCGCAAAGCCCTTCCCGCAGTCAGCACAGCGATGCGGCCGCTCCCCAGTGTGTGTGCGCTGGTGTCTGCTCAGCTCTGAGCGCCGCGCAAAGCCCTTGCCGCAGTCAGCGCAGCGGTGCGGCCACTCCCCGGTGTGCGTTCGCTGGTGCAGTGTCAGGGTGGAAGCACTGCGGAATCCCTTACCACACTGGGCACAACGGTGCGGCCGCTCCCCGGAGTGCGTGCGCTGGTGTGTTTTCAGGCTTGAGCCGTCTGCAAAGCCCTTGCCGCAGTCAGCACAGTGGtacggccgctccccggtgtgtgTGCGCTGGTGTATTCTCATGGCTGAGCTCTGTGCAAAGCCCTTGTCACAGTGAGCACAGTGGtacggccgctccccggtgtgcgtgCGCTGATGTATTCTCAGCTTTGAGCTCTCTGCAAAGCCCTTGCCGCAGTCAGCGCAGCGATGCGGCTGCTCCCCGGTGTGCGTGCGCTGGTGACTTCTCAGGTGTGAGCTCCGTGCAAAGCCCTTGCCGCAGTCAGCACAGCGATGTGGCCGTTCCCCAGTGTGTGTGCGCTGGTGTATTCTTAGGGTTGAGCTCTGTGCGAAGCCCTTGCCGCAGTCAGCACAGCGGtacggccgctccccggtgtgcgtgCGCTGGTGTATTCTCAGCTTTGAGCTCTCTGCAAAGCCCTTGCCGCAGTCAGCGCAGCGGTGCGGCTGCTCCCCGGTGTGCGTTCGCTGGTGCAGTGTCAGGGTGGAAGCACAGCGGAATCCCTTACCACACTGGGCACAGCGGTGCGGCCGCTCCCTGGTGTGCGTGCGCTGGTGTATTCTCAGCTTTGAGCTCTCCGCAAAGGCCTTGCCGCAGTCAGCGCAGCAGTACGGCCGCTCCCCAGTGTGCGCGCGCTGGTGTCTTCTCAGGTGTGAGCGCCATGCAAAGGCCTTGCCGCAGTCAGCGCAGCGGTGCAGCGACTCCCTGGTGTGCGTGCACTGGTGCTGGTTCAGTGCGGACGGGTTGCTGAACCTCTTGGCGCAGTCGGTGCAGTGGTGGGGACGCTGGCCCATGGGGAGTCTCTGGCTGAGTTTACCCCGGGGATGGACTGCGTCCTGTGCATGGATCCCTCTGTGGGATGTGGAATCCTGCTTCCCTACCGCACTTTCCCCACATTCAGACTGTGTCCGCGTCCCAACCAGGATCCCGAGCCCTGCTGGAGAGAGCTCACGGTTAAGGCTACAGGTTTGTCAAGGATGGAAAATGTCACAGATGGAGCGATTTCACCATTTGTCTGTGACTGTTTTTTGGATGGGTGCCTCACCCTGCAATGGCGGCTTCTGTCTCACAGAACGTCTCTCTCTGGGTACTGAGACCTGGTCTGCGGGGTTACAGCGCCACTCAGATTTGCCCTCGCCCCCCAGTGATAATGGTAGGGGAGGCAAGCCAAACTACAGTGAATGGCCTTGCCACTCTGATCCTCTCTAGCCCGCACCAacccctctgcaccaggctgcGGTCAGGCTTTCAgcactgggggaagtgctgggtgGGTGCCCCATGGCGAGGAGGAGGGCAGGTTTTGTTAAAAATCAAGGAGCAGTCACAGGAAGTTTAGTgatctgtgacttttactaaattttctgtaattttttatACAAAATGCCATGACAAATCTGCAGCCTGACTCAGGGTGGTTCTACCCTATGttgtttgtgcagcgcctagcgCCTGCTCCCTCATGCGCCATGCACCTCTTGGGTTTTCTTTGATGATTAAACTGTAGCTTGCCCAGGATACAGACAGCGCCAGGCACAACAGGGCCCTTATCCAGAACTAGGTGCTCTAAGTGCTAAAAAAGAGGGTCCAGAGTTTGTTTCAAATTGATTTTGGTTATATTTCAATCAGAGGTTTCTATTTACATGTGGCTGGTTCTTAACATTCTCCTGTTTTATACCATGAGGCCTGTTCCACAGTGTTTGCGCTGTTTTAACCATATTGGTTCGAAACTAGCTCATGTGGATGCAGTGAGACCGGTCTAAAGCTGCTTAGAACTACGCAGTTTATTCCTGCGGGGAGTGAGTCCTTCTCAAGGAATTCCTTCTAAAGCAGTCATTTACTCTCTGCCTGACGTTTCACTCTTTGTGcaaaactaaaactaaactaaaaccCTCAAAAGggtaggggtttttttgggggtgggaagtgggttgAAGGGATGACAAGTCACTCAGGGTTTGTGTGATGCAATCAGAAAACCATGTCTTGTTTTACAACCCAATCAGTGACACTGCTGAGCTGGAAGGGGTGAATGGCTGCTACCTGGCAGGCCTTTGAGCTACAGACAGTCACAGACTGCGTTCAGGCTGAGGGCTGGGCTAAGCATGGACAATGAAGCAATGTAAGTAAGAACGATTTCGTGCCACTTagagagcaggaggagaggggatgtGACAAAGGCCattccaccccctctccctcaCACCCAGCCTATACACCAGGGTACTCCAAGCTGTGGCCTGAAGGACGATTTCGTCTGGCTACCAAACatgcccagcagcagctgcctggaaCGTGGGGCAGTTTTAGAGGATTACAGTGAAGCGCTGGAAGTGCCGGAGACCTGCTCTACAAAATGGCGTCCTCCATGTGGTGTAACCTCACACTCATCACACGTGACtcatcctgccctgccctgagtcACGCCCAACTTTCTCCTTGTTTGCTGGGGCAGGTTTCTCCAGCCTGAGAGGTCATGTGCGAAGTGAAGCAGCAGagagggggtgaggtgggagcCTTGAGAGGACAGCGCCTTCTCTGCCAAGGGCCAGTGACTCTGGGATGCTCTCCCAGGCTGCAAGCAGGTTTTTGTCCCCATCTGAAGTATTTCTGGATCCAGGTGCCAAGGGCCTTAGGGCACCAGCACGTACAGCCTGAGTCAGGAGGGGCAGGCATTAAGCCCATTTGAAAAATCTCTTGGGCACCCCGGCTTGGTATGATTTTCTGAGATGTGGGAAGCCTAGAAGGTGGTGCTGCGATCTATGGACTGGCAGGCGTGTCTTTCTACCCAGGTGCTTGTCTGACCCCCAGTGCCAGATCCACTGACACGCACagatggattttatcctcacagccCCAGTGCCCTTTCCATTACACAGCTGGGGAATCTGAGGCATGCTGGAGCTGTAGTGACTCGCTTCTAGAACTGAACCAAGATCTTCTGAATCCTACTACAATGTCCTACCCACTAGGTAAATGCAGTTCCCATATGCTCCCCCACCACAGagacctctctctttccctcagcATCCCTCAAATCTTCCCCCTCCACACATTGTCCCATATCactatcccaccctcttccaacTTCATCACCTCCCCATCTCCGATCCACTTCTCTTTCACAGCTTTGAGGTCCCATCATTTTTAGGTCCCATCTTAGGTCACAGATATCCAATGAGtaggaaagagaggaagtatgaTAATAAGACtctctggcttaaccaggagatcttcaatgatctgaaactcaaaaaaaagaGTTTctacttctgtcataaatataaagggaggggtaaacacctttaaaatctctcctggccagaggaaaaaccattccacctgtaaagggttaagaagctaggataatctcgctgtcacctgaccaaaatgaccaatgaggcgacaagatactttcaaagctggagggggggggagaaacaaaggttctcgcggcctgtgtgatgcttttgccgggaacagaacaggaatggagtcttagaacttagtaagtaatctagtaagtagctagatatgcgttagattttgttttgtttaaatggctgataaaataagctgtgctgaatggaatggatattcctgtttttgtgtctttttgtaacttaaggtcttgcctagagggattctctatgtttggaatctgattactctgtaaggtatttactatcctgattttacagagatcattcttttattttttcttctattaaaattcttcttttaagaatctgattgcttttccattgttcttaagatctaagggtttgggtctgtgttcacctatgcaaattggtgaggatttttatcaagccttccccaggaaacggggtgtagggttttggggggaaagacttttccaagcgggctctttccctgttatatatatttgttagacgcttggtggtggcagcaataaagtccaagggcaaaagataaaataattggtaccttggggaagttttaacctaagttggtaaaaatgagcttagggggttttcatgcaggtccccacatctgtaccctagagttcagagtggggaaggaactttgacaacTTCTTGTATGACTAAGTCAagttacaaaggatgaatatttaaaaacaaacaaacaaacaaaaaagcaccacaagcatgtagggacaaaattagaaaagccaagaaaaaacaaaaagctaaACTAGCTAGGGATATAAAGAGGAACaagaaagcattttataaagACAAGGGAAAAAAGAGGAAGACGAAGGGCAGGCTAGGCCCATAACTAaatgaagagggagagaaaataagAGAAAAAGCAGCAATGGCCAAACTGTTAAATGCCTCTTTTGTTtcgttttcaccaaaaaaagttaGCAGTAATCAGtcaactaacatagtgaacaccagtgtcaatggggtaggatctgagcctAAAATAGGAAAGGAAATAGTTATGAATTACTTGGGCCTGGTCCACAGTACGATTATGTTGAATTTAAATGCATTAGGTTGAATTAAAACGAAATCCGTCCACACAACGAACCCcgttttgttgacttaaagggctcttaaaatcaatttctgtactcctccctggcaagGGGAGTAGTGGTAAAATCAACATCACTGgttcaaatttggggtactgtggacacaattctacagtattggcctccgggagctatcccagaatgctccactgtgaccgctctggacaacagtttcaactcagat
The nucleotide sequence above comes from Caretta caretta isolate rCarCar2 chromosome 6, rCarCar1.hap1, whole genome shotgun sequence. Encoded proteins:
- the LOC142072627 gene encoding LOW QUALITY PROTEIN: uncharacterized protein LOC142072627 (The sequence of the model RefSeq protein was modified relative to this genomic sequence to represent the inferred CDS: inserted 2 bases in 1 codon), which translates into the protein MSGAGTGLPPYGLLPPGDQVPRAPPAAGLGTQASGGWAGRSLRWGLPRLLELAAQARGRARSGREAAPGRHQPRGGRSLPGRRKRPGPEPSPAMAAAGPAQQLRVAFEDVALYFSREEWKLLSRPEKQLYRDQMLRNYRALVSLGYSGSTPDLIHQIEVGEAELWIRDAEDSRESSGPESPFRAGLGILVGTRTQSECGESAVGKQDSTSHRGIHAQDAVHPRGKLSQRLPMGQRPHHCTDCAKRFSNPSALNQHQCTHTRESLHRCADCGKAFAWRSHLRRHQRAHTGERPYCCADCGKAFAESSKLRIHQRTHTRERPHRCAQCGKGFRCASTLTLHQRTHTGEQPHRCADCGKGFAESSKLRIHQRTHTGERPYRCADCGKGFAQSSTLRIHQRTHTGERPHRCADCGKGFARSSHLRSHQRTHTGEQPHRCADCGKGFAESSKLRIHQRTHTGERPYHCAHCDKGFAQSSAMRIHQRTHTGERPYHCADCGKGFADGSSLKTHQRTHSGERPHRCAQCGKGFRSASTLTLHQRTHTGEWPHRCADCGKGFARRSELSRHQRTHTGERPHRCADCGKGFAETSTLRTHQRTHTGERPYRCADCGKDFAQSSTLRTHQRXHTGEQPHHCDDSGKNVKKTNPPTRHQCTHTGGRTFRRAGCSKSFARAASLQSHWFFHS